One genomic region from Augochlora pura isolate Apur16 chromosome 7, APUR_v2.2.1, whole genome shotgun sequence encodes:
- the Uqcr-q gene encoding ubiquinol-cytochrome c reductase ubiquinone-binding protein, whose translation MGRHWGNIAKISGVTFFRLSPYELKPFAGMIKDGIPNVIRRVNDHIFRVTPCFIIAHLTMKWATHENHLTHRKNPADFENDV comes from the exons ATGGGCAGACACTGGGGTAACATTGCGAAAATAAGTGGAGTCACATTCTTTCGACTCAGTCCATATGAACTAAAGCCATTTGCTGGAATGATAAAGGATGGCATACCCAATGTAATACGCAGAGTTAATGATCATATATTTCGTGTTACACCCT GCTTTATCATAGCACATTTGACTATGAAGTGGGCAACGCATGAAAATCATTTAACGCATCGTAAAAACCCAGctgattttgaaaatgatgtaTAA